Proteins from one Erysipelothrix larvae genomic window:
- a CDS encoding cation-translocating P-type ATPase, translating into MIWHNMTKDEVVKALSVDTENGLSRPEVDIRYEKYGPNAFEEAKKESLFSKILHHLKEISTIILLVAAGIAGYMAIYTGEGWAKVVVILSIVVINIVLGITQESRSEKALEALKNMNAHKASVIRNGAFITLDATEVVPGDIIELHTGDSIPADARLLEASSLQVEEAALTGESVPSEKDSHAIIDESAPIGDRINMVYSGCLVTGGRGRAVITETGMNTEMGKIANLLNTTGKQLTPLQKRLQTLAKYLSLVAIGAGVIIFFVGAVIHGDSVADMLLTAISLSVAAVPETLPVIVTLILANGVQNMVKKNTIVRRIPAVETVGNTNVICSDKTGTLTQNKMFIQRLWHAELEPNSASHTFDKKELEMLELLIACTNARVDTVNFSHDNPIIIGDPTEASIIRLMLDKGIERESIDEMYPRIHELPFDSSRKLMTTVHQLEHGFVSITKGAFDRIPANFTESLSAKAHEVHDSFANQALRVIAVGYRFWNHLPEHLDAETLENDLNFVGLIGMIDPPRPESSRAVAHAKEAGIKTVMITGDHIGTASAIAREIGILEEGGRAITGAQLLEMSDDELRNNVKDISVYARVSPEDKIRIVQAWQSHEMVIAMTGDGVNDAPALKAADVGAAMGITGTEVSKSASDMIITDDNFATIVDAISEGRAAYDNIRKTVHFLLSVNFAEIIVMLIGVLIGWGTPLTSVQLLFINVVSDGIPGFFISQEKAEKDVMQRKPLSKNASIFSNKLGIQIAMKSSVFIVITLIGFYIGRFVQLTDTTPATYATGITMAFIVLSWASVLNIFNVRTKQSLFKSSLFENPWLTVSAFASLLITVIVATVPFLQHVFVLSPISMYHWMIAIGLSLVQLVFGEIFKLLGY; encoded by the coding sequence AAAGCATTGTCCGTCGATACTGAAAATGGTTTATCAAGACCTGAAGTTGATATACGCTATGAAAAATATGGACCCAATGCATTTGAAGAAGCAAAAAAAGAATCACTATTTAGTAAAATATTACACCATTTAAAAGAGATATCTACAATTATACTATTGGTGGCAGCTGGGATTGCGGGGTATATGGCAATCTATACTGGCGAAGGATGGGCAAAGGTTGTTGTTATCTTATCCATTGTCGTCATTAATATTGTATTAGGAATCACCCAAGAAAGTCGTTCTGAAAAAGCGCTTGAAGCTTTAAAGAATATGAACGCGCATAAAGCAAGTGTGATTCGTAATGGTGCATTTATTACACTTGACGCTACTGAAGTTGTTCCGGGTGATATTATTGAACTTCATACTGGAGACAGCATCCCTGCTGATGCACGTTTACTTGAGGCCAGCAGTCTTCAAGTTGAAGAAGCAGCATTAACTGGTGAAAGTGTTCCTTCAGAAAAAGACTCACATGCAATTATTGATGAGAGTGCACCAATTGGTGATCGCATCAACATGGTTTATTCAGGCTGTTTAGTTACGGGTGGTCGTGGTCGTGCTGTGATTACTGAAACGGGTATGAACACTGAAATGGGTAAGATTGCAAACCTATTGAATACAACTGGAAAACAATTGACACCGCTTCAAAAAAGACTTCAAACACTTGCGAAGTATCTATCACTTGTTGCAATTGGTGCTGGTGTTATTATCTTCTTTGTAGGTGCTGTGATTCATGGGGATTCTGTTGCAGATATGCTCCTGACTGCTATCTCACTATCCGTTGCGGCAGTTCCTGAAACACTTCCTGTAATTGTAACCCTAATTTTAGCGAATGGTGTTCAAAATATGGTGAAGAAGAATACAATCGTACGACGTATTCCTGCCGTTGAAACAGTTGGAAACACCAATGTGATTTGTTCTGATAAAACAGGAACGCTTACTCAAAATAAAATGTTTATTCAACGGTTATGGCATGCTGAGCTTGAACCAAATTCCGCAAGTCATACCTTTGATAAAAAAGAACTTGAAATGTTGGAGTTATTGATTGCATGTACAAACGCACGCGTTGATACAGTAAACTTTAGCCATGACAATCCGATTATAATTGGTGATCCAACTGAAGCATCTATCATTCGTCTCATGCTTGATAAAGGCATTGAACGCGAGTCGATTGATGAAATGTATCCGCGCATTCATGAATTACCCTTTGATTCATCCCGCAAACTGATGACGACAGTTCATCAACTTGAGCATGGGTTTGTATCCATCACTAAAGGTGCCTTTGATCGTATTCCAGCAAACTTTACTGAAAGTTTGTCCGCTAAAGCACATGAAGTCCATGACTCATTTGCAAATCAAGCATTGCGTGTTATTGCCGTGGGTTATCGGTTTTGGAATCATTTACCTGAACATCTTGATGCAGAAACCTTGGAAAACGACTTGAATTTTGTTGGATTGATTGGAATGATTGATCCCCCACGTCCTGAAAGCTCTCGTGCAGTTGCACATGCTAAAGAAGCAGGGATCAAGACAGTTATGATTACTGGTGACCATATTGGTACTGCATCAGCAATCGCGCGTGAAATCGGTATTTTAGAAGAAGGTGGGCGTGCAATCACCGGCGCACAACTTCTTGAGATGAGCGATGATGAATTACGCAATAATGTTAAAGACATTTCCGTTTATGCGCGTGTGAGTCCTGAAGATAAAATTCGGATTGTTCAAGCATGGCAATCTCATGAAATGGTGATTGCAATGACGGGTGATGGGGTTAACGATGCACCTGCCTTAAAAGCAGCAGATGTTGGTGCTGCAATGGGTATTACGGGTACTGAAGTATCAAAAAGTGCTTCAGATATGATTATCACCGATGATAACTTCGCAACGATTGTTGATGCAATCTCTGAAGGACGTGCTGCTTATGACAACATTCGTAAGACCGTACACTTCTTACTCAGTGTAAACTTTGCGGAAATTATCGTCATGTTGATTGGGGTCTTAATTGGTTGGGGAACCCCACTTACCTCCGTTCAACTGCTCTTTATTAACGTAGTTTCTGATGGAATCCCAGGATTCTTTATCTCACAAGAAAAAGCAGAAAAAGATGTTATGCAGCGCAAACCGCTATCTAAAAATGCAAGTATCTTCTCAAATAAACTCGGCATTCAAATTGCGATGAAATCATCTGTGTTTATCGTAATCACATTGATTGGCTTCTATATTGGACGATTTGTTCAATTAACAGATACAACCCCTGCTACCTACGCAACAGGCATCACGATGGCGTTTATCGTCTTATCGTGGGCATCGGTGCTCAACATCTTTAATGTAAGAACAAAACAATCACTCTTTAAGTCATCGCTCTTTGAAAATCCATGGCTTACAGTCAGTGCCTTTGCATCCTTGTTGATTACAGTAATTGTCGCAACAGTACCCTTCTTACAACATGTATTCGTATTATCCCCAATTTCAATGTATCACTGGATGATTGCGATTGGACTTTCACTAGTACAACTTGTATTTGGCGAAATCTTTAAACTTTTAGGATATTGA
- a CDS encoding YdeI/OmpD-associated family protein, whose translation MKNRLDDVLDRASLRLWFESYHTEETECWVRTSMKPTSGALYYLDVVEEALCFGWIDSTKKRIDDVSYQRLSPRRKNSSWTQLNIQRVLRLQRMGMMTAFGLSIVPPEALDFKIDADILMRIKEDPIVYENFQNMHPLYQKVRLDTIQSVRKDPVHFNKRLDRFIEQTRNNIMYGQWNDNGRLLDD comes from the coding sequence ATGAAAAACAGACTCGATGATGTGCTTGACAGAGCTTCCTTGCGATTATGGTTTGAAAGCTATCATACAGAAGAAACAGAATGCTGGGTAAGAACCAGTATGAAACCAACGTCAGGAGCGCTTTACTATTTGGATGTTGTTGAAGAAGCGTTGTGTTTTGGATGGATTGATAGTACAAAAAAACGTATTGATGACGTTTCGTATCAGCGGTTATCACCACGAAGAAAAAATAGTTCTTGGACACAGCTTAACATTCAGCGCGTCCTAAGACTTCAAAGAATGGGGATGATGACAGCGTTTGGGTTATCTATTGTGCCACCTGAAGCACTTGATTTTAAGATTGATGCAGATATCTTGATGCGAATCAAAGAAGATCCGATTGTTTACGAAAACTTTCAAAACATGCATCCTCTTTATCAAAAAGTACGACTTGACACCATTCAAAGTGTAAGAAAAGACCCCGTTCATTTCAATAAACGGCTTGATCGTTTTATCGAACAGACAAGAAACAACATAATGTATGGGCAGTGGAACGATAATGGTCGTCTTTTGGACGACTAA
- a CDS encoding iron chaperone, which yields MSYKFSSIDEYIALSDEAVRPILQELRAQINSVNANFVERIGYNIPTFALKKNVCHFAAFKKHIGFYPGAKVMEIFKDELKEYKSAKGSVQFPLDKPLPYDLIKAMVETGVKLSA from the coding sequence ATGTCTTATAAATTTTCATCGATTGATGAGTACATCGCGCTAAGCGATGAAGCAGTTCGACCAATCTTACAAGAACTCAGAGCGCAAATCAACAGCGTGAATGCGAACTTTGTAGAACGTATTGGCTACAATATCCCGACATTCGCACTTAAAAAGAATGTCTGTCACTTTGCAGCGTTTAAGAAGCATATTGGATTTTATCCGGGTGCTAAAGTGATGGAAATCTTTAAGGATGAATTGAAGGAATATAAAAGTGCAAAAGGTTCCGTTCAATTTCCACTTGATAAACCACTTCCGTATGACTTAATCAAGGCGATGGTTGAAACGGGTGTAAAACTGAGTGCTTGA
- a CDS encoding aldo/keto reductase: MKYIKLGNTEIEVPAVILGCMRMGDKPLEVVNEVIQNALDHGMNFFDHADIYGGGKGEEVFAQSIKALGVSRDALWIQSKAGIRPDLGMFDFSKEHILNSVDKSLERLNTGYLDSFLLHRPDTLMDLDEVAEAFNELYASGKVKHFGVSNFNAMQIEMLKKTVTQPLLMNQVQFGLMHTSMIDSGFNVNNYNEAAVDRDGAILEYSRLHDITLQAWSPFIYGYFEGIYIGNEKFPEVNAILDELALKYNVTNTAIATAWVLRHPASIQMIAGTMNPHRVLEIAEGANIVLTREEWYKLYKAAGNILP, encoded by the coding sequence ATGAAATATATAAAGTTAGGCAATACAGAGATAGAAGTACCTGCAGTAATATTAGGATGTATGAGAATGGGCGACAAACCCTTAGAAGTTGTGAATGAAGTCATTCAAAATGCTTTAGACCATGGCATGAACTTCTTTGATCATGCAGATATTTATGGTGGTGGTAAAGGGGAAGAAGTCTTTGCACAAAGCATCAAAGCCTTAGGTGTATCACGCGATGCGCTATGGATTCAATCCAAAGCTGGCATTCGTCCCGACTTAGGCATGTTTGATTTTTCAAAAGAACATATCCTAAATAGTGTTGACAAATCTTTAGAACGGTTAAACACTGGATACTTAGATTCATTTTTGTTACATCGTCCGGATACATTGATGGATCTTGATGAAGTAGCAGAAGCATTTAACGAACTGTATGCTTCAGGTAAAGTTAAACATTTTGGTGTGAGTAATTTTAACGCCATGCAAATCGAAATGTTGAAAAAAACAGTAACACAACCCTTACTGATGAACCAAGTCCAATTTGGCCTTATGCATACTTCAATGATTGACAGTGGTTTTAATGTCAACAATTATAATGAAGCAGCAGTTGATCGTGATGGAGCAATCCTAGAGTACTCAAGACTTCATGATATAACCCTTCAAGCTTGGTCACCGTTTATTTACGGATACTTTGAAGGCATTTATATCGGCAATGAAAAGTTCCCAGAAGTGAATGCAATTCTTGATGAACTTGCACTAAAATACAATGTCACAAATACCGCAATTGCAACTGCATGGGTATTAAGACACCCTGCAAGCATTCAAATGATAGCAGGAACCATGAACCCACATCGCGTATTAGAAATCGCTGAAGGCGCTAATATAGTGCTTACACGTGAAGAATGGTATAAACTTTATAAAGCAGCTGGTAATATTTTACCTTAA
- a CDS encoding MFS transporter: MKSNWKANFFVLWSGQAVSMITSAMVQMAVVYTITERGGTSQDLSLALLIGFLPYALFGPFIGVFVDRYDRKKIMIASDLLIASAGVMIPLNGQTKPVSLLMIYGVLLVRSIGQAFYAPSLSAITPLIIPKQHLTQYSGYSQSLESISYIISPVLAMIVYQYGRLNAVILLDVMGALFASFTVFLSYIPSLKPTIVNVSSTMLIEFKEGFKALLKHKELVTLLLFGSMYIVVFMPISALFPLMSTQHFYGGNQEITIVEIVFALGMLCGGLGLSKLGNRMNRAMVLCSSIMICGLTLLLSGLLPKQGYALFVGLCFVMGFSMPFYAGLHSVFFQEKLPAEVLGRVFSLVGAITTLATPLGLGISALFADEVGIGKWFAYSGIIVIGIGICMLINKDIKKLDTNNQS, from the coding sequence ATGAAATCAAATTGGAAAGCCAATTTTTTTGTGTTGTGGTCAGGACAAGCAGTGTCGATGATTACAAGTGCAATGGTCCAGATGGCTGTTGTATACACAATTACTGAACGTGGCGGAACGTCTCAAGACTTATCACTCGCATTGCTGATAGGCTTTTTGCCATACGCACTTTTCGGACCTTTTATCGGTGTGTTTGTCGATCGTTATGATCGAAAAAAGATCATGATTGCTTCAGATTTACTGATTGCAAGTGCAGGAGTTATGATTCCTTTAAATGGACAGACAAAACCAGTAAGCCTACTTATGATTTATGGTGTGCTATTGGTTCGAAGTATCGGACAAGCATTTTATGCTCCTTCATTAAGTGCCATCACCCCACTCATCATTCCCAAACAACATTTAACGCAATACTCAGGATACAGCCAATCACTGGAATCAATCAGTTATATAATCAGTCCAGTACTGGCTATGATTGTCTACCAATATGGAAGGCTAAATGCGGTAATACTTCTGGATGTGATGGGGGCACTGTTTGCGAGTTTTACAGTGTTTCTGTCCTATATTCCATCGTTAAAACCCACAATTGTGAATGTCAGTTCAACAATGTTAATTGAATTTAAGGAAGGATTCAAAGCATTATTAAAGCACAAGGAACTGGTTACTCTATTGTTATTTGGATCCATGTACATCGTAGTCTTTATGCCCATTAGTGCTTTATTCCCACTGATGAGTACGCAACACTTTTATGGAGGCAATCAAGAAATTACGATTGTTGAAATTGTGTTTGCCTTGGGTATGTTATGTGGTGGGCTTGGACTTAGCAAACTTGGGAATCGAATGAATCGTGCCATGGTACTATGTAGTTCAATTATGATTTGCGGTCTGACTTTATTACTCAGTGGCTTACTTCCAAAACAAGGCTATGCACTGTTTGTTGGACTATGCTTTGTCATGGGATTTTCAATGCCGTTTTATGCTGGATTACACAGTGTGTTTTTTCAAGAAAAATTACCCGCAGAAGTATTAGGTCGAGTATTTAGTCTTGTGGGAGCAATTACAACACTGGCTACACCCCTTGGGTTAGGTATTTCTGCATTGTTTGCTGATGAAGTTGGGATCGGTAAATGGTTTGCATATTCAGGAATCATTGTGATTGGGATTGGAATATGCATGCTAATCAATAAAGATATAAAGAAACTTGATACAAATAATCAAAGTTAG
- a CDS encoding NAD(P)/FAD-dependent oxidoreductase — MNVYDVVVIGAGPVGLYTGYYCGLRKLNTIICDSLDTVGGQLSNQYPEKVIYDLPGFETITAGEFIQRLDAQISNVEDYVSKKLNFKVVDLINHGEHFEVKSETDAIFAKSVIVAMGNGSFEPRKMNLFGEDDYKNIHYYVEKKSNYKDKNVVVLGGGDSAIDWALMLEGVAKSVTLIHRRNEFRAKEGIVERLQKSNVNIMTPYIPSELNGDHDTVTSLFVSEVNTKDMVEIEVDEIIVSYGSLSTTNAIQSWGLDLEGKKIKINQQSTTNIPGIFACGDITYYEGREVQIISGLSEGMMASAAANLYVNEGKRNRPIR, encoded by the coding sequence ATGAATGTTTATGATGTAGTGGTAATTGGGGCAGGCCCTGTCGGACTTTACACCGGATATTATTGTGGTCTAAGAAAGCTTAATACGATTATTTGTGACAGTTTGGATACTGTTGGGGGACAACTCAGTAACCAATATCCTGAAAAAGTAATCTATGATTTACCGGGATTTGAAACCATCACAGCAGGGGAGTTTATCCAGCGCCTTGATGCACAAATCTCAAATGTCGAAGACTATGTATCAAAGAAATTAAACTTTAAAGTTGTTGATTTGATCAATCATGGTGAACACTTTGAAGTGAAAAGTGAAACAGATGCTATTTTCGCAAAATCTGTGATTGTCGCAATGGGAAATGGTTCGTTTGAACCTCGTAAGATGAATCTTTTTGGTGAAGATGATTACAAAAACATTCACTACTATGTAGAGAAGAAAAGTAACTACAAAGATAAAAACGTCGTCGTATTAGGCGGTGGTGATAGTGCCATTGACTGGGCTTTAATGCTTGAAGGGGTTGCGAAATCTGTAACGCTTATTCACCGTAGAAATGAATTCAGAGCCAAAGAAGGTATTGTAGAACGCCTTCAAAAATCAAACGTTAACATTATGACACCATACATTCCATCAGAATTAAATGGAGATCATGACACAGTAACCTCACTATTTGTTTCAGAAGTGAATACGAAAGATATGGTTGAAATTGAAGTGGATGAAATCATCGTAAGTTATGGTTCACTCTCCACAACCAATGCGATTCAATCTTGGGGTCTTGATTTAGAAGGCAAAAAGATCAAGATTAACCAACAATCCACAACGAATATTCCAGGCATCTTTGCTTGTGGTGATATTACATATTATGAAGGACGTGAGGTCCAAATTATCTCAGGTCTATCTGAAGGGATGATGGCATCTGCTGCCGCAAACCTTTATGTCAATGAAGGCAAACGTAATCGGCCAATCCGTTAA
- a CDS encoding GNAT family N-acetyltransferase — MIKILKFDPNQHNYELEDGFFDGWPHPPSKQTHRQILSNSTVAFIAVDENTQKIVGFVNAISDGVLSSAIPLLEVLKPYQKQQIATKLMREIIQSLSHLYMIDISCDEALLSFYQKLGFQERKSAIIRNIEHQHGVKEHKE; from the coding sequence ATGATTAAAATCCTAAAGTTTGATCCCAATCAACACAATTATGAACTCGAAGATGGCTTTTTTGATGGATGGCCACATCCACCTTCAAAACAAACGCACCGCCAGATATTAAGTAACAGTACAGTCGCGTTTATTGCGGTTGATGAAAATACACAAAAAATTGTTGGGTTTGTGAATGCAATCAGTGATGGTGTTTTGTCAAGTGCAATTCCATTGCTTGAAGTTTTGAAACCATACCAAAAGCAACAAATCGCCACAAAACTGATGCGAGAAATCATCCAATCACTAAGCCATCTCTATATGATAGATATCAGTTGTGATGAAGCATTACTCTCTTTTTATCAAAAACTAGGATTTCAAGAAAGAAAGAGTGCAATCATACGAAACATTGAACATCAACATGGCGTAAAGGAACACAAAGAATAA
- a CDS encoding NUDIX hydrolase: MERWDAYYRDETLAGFDLVRGEPIPKDMYHIVCEVLIQHEDTSYLLMQRAWDKEGYPGFFEASAGGSVLKGESPLDGAKREVYEETGIVVESLTCINKAIEEPHIFYSYVAIVNCDKTSIQLQSGETIGYKWVDPHALVDFFHSDACINHQQNRYRRYLESVERSLT, encoded by the coding sequence ATGGAACGATGGGACGCTTATTATCGTGATGAGACATTGGCAGGATTTGACTTAGTGCGGGGTGAACCCATACCCAAAGACATGTATCATATCGTATGTGAGGTTTTGATTCAACATGAAGACACAAGCTATTTGCTTATGCAACGCGCATGGGACAAAGAAGGATATCCAGGGTTTTTTGAAGCTTCAGCAGGTGGAAGTGTCCTGAAAGGTGAATCACCCCTTGATGGTGCGAAACGTGAAGTATATGAGGAAACCGGCATCGTGGTTGAGTCACTTACCTGCATCAATAAAGCGATTGAAGAACCCCATATTTTTTATTCCTATGTAGCAATCGTAAATTGCGACAAAACGAGTATTCAATTACAAAGTGGAGAAACCATCGGGTACAAATGGGTTGATCCCCATGCACTGGTTGATTTCTTTCACAGTGATGCCTGTATCAATCACCAACAAAACCGATACCGACGTTATTTAGAATCGGTAGAAAGAAGCTTAACATGA
- a CDS encoding MurR/RpiR family transcriptional regulator — MNLLQKLKTLDQPTHNEQVLIEYMLNQPETFLEFRASELTQEVFVSLATLYRLLDKLGYNGLTQFKIDFAASYKKEHLNEPGRPIDVDYPINPTDSYREMSETLLDIYKRTGTETRLNFDYASFMRCVEMMDQATSVTIYTSSSNIYFARNFKFQMQEIGGFVEVPEDEFTQRIHAANSTQSSVALVVSYQGRSKILKDVMALLKENGAFVILISSKYENPLTAYADTVIYLASLENHYDKVSSFSSRFSLLYIFDLLYSGIFSLHYQKNLTFKKTNYQKINKDLK; from the coding sequence ATGAATCTACTTCAAAAACTCAAGACGTTAGATCAACCCACACATAATGAACAAGTCTTAATTGAATACATGCTCAATCAACCAGAAACTTTTTTGGAATTTAGAGCCAGTGAACTTACACAAGAAGTATTTGTTTCCCTTGCAACCCTGTATCGGTTATTAGACAAACTTGGTTATAATGGACTGACTCAATTTAAAATTGATTTTGCAGCTTCTTATAAAAAAGAACATTTGAATGAACCTGGAAGACCAATTGATGTTGATTACCCGATTAATCCAACGGATAGTTATCGTGAGATGAGTGAGACTTTGCTTGATATTTATAAGAGAACCGGTACTGAGACACGACTCAACTTTGATTATGCGTCGTTCATGCGCTGTGTTGAAATGATGGATCAAGCTACTTCAGTCACGATATATACGTCTTCTTCAAATATCTATTTTGCCCGTAATTTCAAGTTTCAAATGCAAGAGATTGGGGGTTTTGTTGAAGTGCCTGAAGATGAGTTTACACAGCGGATTCATGCTGCAAATAGCACTCAAAGCTCCGTTGCACTTGTCGTGTCTTATCAAGGACGAAGTAAAATACTTAAGGATGTCATGGCATTACTAAAGGAAAACGGTGCTTTTGTGATTCTTATCTCATCAAAATACGAGAATCCATTAACAGCCTATGCTGATACAGTGATTTATCTTGCTTCACTTGAGAATCATTACGATAAAGTATCCTCCTTTTCATCTCGGTTTTCCTTGCTTTACATCTTTGATCTGCTTTATTCTGGAATATTTTCCCTTCATTATCAAAAGAACCTTACCTTTAAGAAAACAAACTATCAGAAAATCAACAAAGATCTGAAATAA
- a CDS encoding Cof-type HAD-IIB family hydrolase has product MKDIKAIVLDVDGTLMTSTKTISDKTRNALIKVQEQGVKVILASGRPTPGMTGLAHTLNMDQHHGFLISYNGACVTDCQSHEMIYEQPIHPDVYERLCKHLQSFDVIPMIAHDAYMYVNDVFNGMIYVNPNPAPKDALFNVIQYESRGGGFLLSELDDLSTLKEHPIFKVLIAAHPDTLQETYKDIMAPFIDVTNSAFSAPFYYEFTDKGVDKAATIQRLMEPLGYEASNIMAFGDGHNDQSMLEYAGIGVAMGNAVDEVKAIADEITLSNDEDGIALSLYKQFPDIFA; this is encoded by the coding sequence ATGAAAGATATTAAAGCGATTGTACTGGATGTTGATGGTACCTTAATGACCAGCACTAAAACAATTAGTGATAAAACAAGAAATGCCTTGATTAAGGTTCAAGAACAGGGTGTTAAAGTCATTTTGGCTTCGGGTAGACCCACACCTGGAATGACAGGTTTAGCACATACACTGAATATGGATCAACACCATGGTTTTTTGATTTCATACAATGGCGCATGTGTTACCGATTGTCAGTCTCATGAAATGATTTATGAGCAACCGATTCATCCAGACGTTTATGAGCGTTTGTGTAAACATCTTCAGTCCTTTGATGTCATTCCGATGATTGCACATGATGCCTACATGTATGTTAACGATGTATTCAATGGCATGATTTATGTTAACCCTAACCCTGCTCCTAAAGACGCGTTATTTAACGTGATTCAATATGAATCACGGGGTGGTGGCTTCTTATTGTCTGAGTTAGATGATTTATCCACGCTCAAAGAGCATCCAATCTTTAAGGTATTGATTGCTGCACATCCAGATACATTGCAAGAGACATACAAAGACATTATGGCTCCGTTTATTGATGTAACAAATAGCGCATTTTCTGCACCTTTCTATTATGAATTTACAGACAAAGGTGTCGATAAAGCAGCAACCATTCAACGTCTAATGGAACCCCTTGGTTATGAGGCATCGAATATTATGGCGTTTGGTGATGGTCATAATGATCAATCGATGTTAGAGTATGCGGGGATTGGTGTTGCGATGGGAAATGCCGTCGATGAAGTCAAAGCCATTGCCGATGAGATTACATTATCCAATGATGAAGATGGTATTGCGTTGTCGTTATACAAACAGTTTCCAGATATATTTGCATAA
- a CDS encoding GNAT family N-acetyltransferase — MELINTLTQKLTTKRLTLSDVNDVQALCVSCTDFSMLVDGVAPSEDAGLKILSDLPKGKKAEDKYVFGVYREHDLIAIIDLIKDYPTQDTWMLGLLMIHPDDRKQGLGHACSQSVERYVKDLGGTSIKIGVVQNNTIAKAFWEKAGYRVEGTFTYDTITDSQTAYSMSKAI, encoded by the coding sequence ATGGAACTGATAAACACATTAACACAAAAACTTACCACAAAACGTTTAACACTGTCGGATGTAAATGACGTTCAAGCACTCTGTGTCAGCTGCACTGATTTCAGCATGCTGGTTGATGGCGTAGCACCAAGTGAGGATGCAGGCTTAAAAATTCTAAGTGATTTGCCAAAGGGAAAAAAAGCTGAAGATAAATATGTATTTGGTGTGTATCGCGAGCACGATCTCATTGCAATTATCGACCTGATTAAGGACTATCCAACACAGGATACATGGATGCTGGGGCTCCTCATGATTCATCCTGATGATCGCAAGCAAGGACTTGGACATGCATGTTCTCAATCTGTAGAACGCTATGTTAAAGATCTTGGTGGAACATCTATAAAAATAGGTGTTGTACAAAACAACACCATCGCGAAAGCATTTTGGGAAAAAGCAGGGTATCGTGTAGAGGGAACCTTTACCTATGATACCATTACTGATTCACAGACTGCCTATTCAATGTCTAAAGCAATTTAA
- a CDS encoding S1 family peptidase: protein MSKKRRWILSIIVLFSVFSVLYLKISNDQFDINSVDQTTKLSNIRIVSMITKGNEDFKHISYDSGSSGSIFYKTGNTYYALTAYHVVPENKSNSYIVLTENDKSMREYMNEGGQYMGVDQYYAQFPRLNIVAVDKENDIAIVSFVSSQDLTLLPFASVGPQKGERCVTISNPDGRHGVVSSGKITTNKPQRIHYSNREKDVMAIKHSAHISYGSSGSALLNEDFEIIGVNIGGQKATLFNFELSYFDRGNAVPLEKVVNLVKKSGIINGENH, encoded by the coding sequence ATGAGCAAAAAAAGACGCTGGATATTATCGATAATAGTATTATTTAGTGTTTTTAGTGTGCTATATTTGAAAATTTCAAATGATCAATTTGATATCAATTCTGTGGACCAAACAACAAAACTATCAAACATCCGAATTGTTTCAATGATCACTAAAGGCAACGAAGATTTCAAACATATATCCTATGACTCTGGTTCAAGTGGTTCGATATTCTATAAAACAGGGAACACCTATTATGCTTTGACAGCGTATCACGTTGTCCCTGAAAACAAAAGCAACAGTTACATTGTCCTCACTGAAAATGACAAAAGTATGCGAGAATACATGAATGAAGGTGGCCAATATATGGGAGTTGACCAATACTATGCTCAATTCCCACGACTCAATATCGTAGCGGTCGACAAAGAAAATGATATCGCAATTGTATCCTTTGTCTCTTCACAAGACTTAACTCTTCTTCCTTTTGCATCAGTTGGCCCTCAAAAAGGCGAACGATGTGTTACGATTAGCAACCCAGATGGACGCCATGGTGTTGTTTCTTCGGGAAAAATCACCACGAATAAACCACAACGGATCCATTACTCAAATAGAGAAAAAGATGTCATGGCAATCAAACACTCCGCACATATATCGTATGGAAGCAGTGGAAGTGCATTATTGAATGAAGATTTCGAAATAATCGGTGTTAACATTGGAGGGCAAAAAGCGACGCTTTTCAATTTTGAGCTCTCTTACTTTGATAGAGGGAATGCAGTTCCACTTGAAAAAGTTGTGAATTTAGTCAAGAAATCAGGTATAATTAATGGAGAAAATCATTAA